The Kiritimatiellaceae bacterium genome contains a region encoding:
- the argS gene encoding arginine--tRNA ligase, with translation MKKETASLETQLSAWCTETFAACFPQTDFSAAPVTVIPSRNEEFGDCQCEAAMKLAKELKTNPRAVAQQFVEKAVLPDFVEKIEIAGPGFINIHLKTSALAAQLESMQANTKLGVPNIGKNQTVIIDYSSPNVAKPMHIGHIRSTVIGNALDRLYRALGYNVIADNHLGDWGTQFGLIILGYREFADAEALKTAPVEELERIYVKSYTMSKEDETWRDRAKAELVKLQQGDKENLALWKTFIELTLSEFNRIYKRLDVSFDLYRGESFYNDQLAGTVELLKAKGLASESNGALVCDLEADGLNVAIVRKSDGGYNYASTDIATVISRTEEFKPAEIIYVTDERQQLHFKQFFHICKKLGVPTKLTHVWFGLMRLPEATFSTREGNVIKLEALLNEAEARALEVVKQSSPNMDEAQQKEIARAVGIGAIKYTDLSQNPQSLVTFTWEKALAMDGNSAPYLQYAYARIASVRDKYAAQFPDKNPDSYPIIIGEEIERRLALKLTRFPAAVEAAAKLDRPSVMADYLFDLSQAYSSFYQNVPFLKADEGVRESRIRICALTAAILKKGLALLGIETPERI, from the coding sequence ATGAAAAAAGAAACCGCATCCCTCGAAACACAGCTCTCCGCGTGGTGTACAGAAACCTTTGCCGCCTGCTTCCCGCAGACGGATTTCTCTGCCGCGCCGGTCACCGTAATTCCGAGCCGCAACGAAGAGTTTGGCGACTGCCAGTGCGAAGCCGCCATGAAGCTCGCCAAGGAATTGAAAACCAATCCGCGCGCCGTCGCCCAGCAGTTTGTCGAAAAAGCCGTTCTGCCGGACTTTGTCGAAAAGATCGAAATCGCCGGACCCGGCTTTATCAATATTCATCTCAAGACCTCCGCACTGGCCGCTCAGCTCGAATCCATGCAGGCCAACACCAAACTCGGCGTTCCGAACATCGGAAAAAATCAAACGGTCATCATCGACTACTCCAGCCCGAACGTCGCCAAGCCGATGCATATCGGCCACATCCGCTCCACCGTTATCGGCAACGCGCTGGATCGCCTCTACCGCGCCCTCGGCTACAACGTCATCGCCGACAATCATCTCGGCGACTGGGGCACCCAGTTCGGACTGATCATTCTCGGCTACCGCGAATTCGCCGACGCCGAAGCGCTCAAAACCGCGCCGGTCGAAGAACTCGAACGCATTTACGTCAAGAGCTACACCATGTCCAAAGAGGACGAAACCTGGCGCGACCGCGCCAAGGCCGAGCTGGTTAAACTCCAGCAGGGCGATAAAGAAAATCTCGCGCTCTGGAAAACGTTTATTGAACTCACGCTGAGCGAATTCAACCGCATTTATAAACGGCTCGACGTCTCTTTCGACCTCTACCGCGGTGAAAGTTTCTACAACGACCAGCTCGCCGGAACCGTCGAACTGCTCAAAGCAAAAGGCCTCGCCAGCGAAAGTAACGGCGCGCTCGTCTGCGATCTCGAGGCTGACGGACTCAACGTCGCCATCGTCCGCAAAAGCGACGGCGGCTACAACTATGCTTCCACCGACATCGCCACCGTCATTTCGCGCACCGAGGAATTCAAACCGGCGGAAATCATTTACGTCACCGACGAACGCCAGCAGTTACACTTCAAGCAGTTCTTCCACATCTGCAAAAAACTCGGCGTGCCAACCAAGCTCACCCACGTCTGGTTCGGCCTCATGCGCCTGCCGGAAGCCACTTTCTCCACCCGCGAAGGCAACGTCATCAAACTCGAAGCCCTGCTCAACGAAGCCGAAGCCCGCGCTCTCGAAGTGGTGAAACAGTCGAGCCCGAACATGGACGAAGCACAGCAGAAGGAAATCGCCCGCGCCGTCGGCATCGGTGCCATCAAATACACCGACCTCAGCCAGAACCCGCAGAGCCTCGTCACGTTTACGTGGGAAAAAGCGCTCGCCATGGACGGCAACTCCGCGCCGTACCTGCAATATGCTTACGCCCGTATCGCCAGCGTCCGCGATAAATACGCCGCGCAGTTCCCTGATAAAAATCCGGACAGTTATCCGATCATCATCGGTGAAGAGATCGAACGCCGCCTTGCACTTAAACTCACACGCTTTCCCGCCGCTGTGGAAGCCGCAGCCAAACTCGACCGGCCCAGCGTCATGGCCGATTACCTTTTCGATCTTTCGCAGGCCTACAGCTCGTTCTACCAGAACGTACCGTTCCTGAAAGCCGACGAAGGCGTCCGCGAAAGCCGCATTCGCATCTGCGCCCTCACCGCCGCGATTCTCAAAAAAGGCCTCGCTCTGCTCGGCATTGAAACGCCGGAACGGATATAG
- a CDS encoding rRNA pseudouridine synthase, producing MIRLQKYLAECGVASRRACEKLITDGLVTIDGVVVTELGTKVDPGVQKVTCDGRPVKLDQKVWIMLNKPVGVICTSDDPEGRERVIDMFSDLPGRVYTVGRLDVMSEGLILITNDGDLAHRLMHPRHHIEKKYQVWIDRELTPDEIDRMLKGLNCRGEKLKALKVEPLRRTIANQPGYTLTLGEGRNRHIRRMMDVLECKVGRLLRVSVGPLRLEKLRTGEHRELAPSEVAELRKAVGL from the coding sequence ATGATTCGTTTGCAAAAATATCTGGCGGAGTGCGGGGTGGCGAGCCGCCGCGCCTGCGAAAAGCTCATCACCGATGGGCTGGTTACGATTGACGGCGTAGTCGTCACGGAACTTGGCACCAAGGTTGATCCGGGTGTCCAGAAAGTCACTTGCGACGGCAGGCCGGTCAAGCTGGATCAAAAGGTCTGGATCATGCTCAACAAGCCGGTCGGCGTCATCTGTACCTCCGACGACCCCGAAGGACGCGAGAGGGTGATCGATATGTTTTCCGATCTGCCGGGACGCGTTTATACGGTTGGGCGTCTCGACGTGATGAGCGAAGGGCTGATTCTGATTACCAACGACGGCGATCTGGCGCATCGCCTGATGCATCCGCGCCACCACATTGAGAAGAAGTATCAGGTCTGGATCGACCGCGAACTGACACCGGATGAAATCGACCGGATGCTCAAAGGGCTTAACTGTCGCGGCGAAAAGCTGAAGGCATTAAAAGTGGAACCGCTGCGCCGGACGATTGCCAATCAGCCCGGCTATACGCTGACACTTGGCGAAGGGCGCAACCGTCATATTCGTCGCATGATGGACGTGCTGGAATGCAAAGTGGGCCGTCTTCTGCGTGTTTCCGTCGGCCCGCTTCGTCTTGAAAAACTCCGTACCGGTGAACATCGCGAGCTGGCACCGTCCGAGGTCGCTGAACTCCGCAAGGCCGTTGGGCTTTAG
- the uvrB gene encoding excinuclease ABC subunit UvrB, producing MNFNFQLVSGYQPTGDQPEAINSLCRGLEDGKRFQCLEGVTGSGKTFTMANVIARQGKPALVISHNKTLAAQLYAELKSFFPNNAVEFFISYYDYYQPEAYLPQTDTFIEKDASINKEIERLRLAATDSLLSRDDVIIVASVSCIYGLGSPEDYREMVFSAHVGDICQRDDVLKKLVAIQYERNDYEQVPGTFRVRGDTVDIFPSYAQHGIRIAFFGSEIESIRRIDALTAATEEELERITISPAKHFVMAAEKIEPALVRIKAELEERVKWFEDHDKLIEAQRVRMRTMYDIEMFKEIGYCGGIENYSRHLGGRAAGDRPACLIDYFPKDFLTIIDESHVTLPQIRGMSNGDRARKTTLVEHGFRLPSALDNRPLEFTEFLDITGPILFATATPGPFELEHSGKTVEQVIRPTGIIDPPVEVRPLKGQIDDVMEEIRSRAERGERTLVTTLTKRTSEDLTEYLKKVGLRVEYLHSEVDAIERVEILRGLRKAEFDCLIGINLLREGLDLPEVSLVAILDADKEGFLRSETALIQTAGRAARHTDGKVIMYADNITGSMRRMMDITDRRRKKQVAYNTEHGITPQAIQSRIQESLGHLKKDAEELEESIVRETGEDYDINQTIREMEQEMIEASGKLEFERAALLRDQLYELKVSVEPQKPAQTGKMLYTGRKMRGRKQGG from the coding sequence GTGAATTTTAACTTCCAACTTGTTTCAGGTTATCAGCCGACCGGCGACCAGCCGGAGGCGATTAATTCGCTCTGCCGCGGGCTGGAAGACGGAAAGCGTTTCCAGTGTCTGGAAGGGGTGACCGGTTCCGGCAAAACCTTCACGATGGCTAACGTCATTGCGCGGCAGGGAAAGCCCGCGCTGGTGATTTCTCATAACAAAACGCTGGCGGCACAACTCTACGCCGAGCTGAAAAGTTTTTTCCCCAACAACGCCGTTGAGTTTTTCATCAGCTATTACGACTACTACCAGCCGGAAGCCTATCTTCCGCAGACCGACACCTTTATCGAAAAAGATGCCTCGATCAACAAGGAGATCGAACGGTTGCGGCTGGCGGCGACCGACAGCCTACTCAGTCGCGACGACGTGATTATCGTCGCGTCGGTTTCCTGCATCTACGGCCTCGGCTCGCCGGAGGATTACCGCGAGATGGTGTTCTCGGCGCATGTCGGCGATATCTGCCAGCGCGACGATGTGTTGAAGAAACTGGTCGCCATTCAGTATGAGCGCAATGACTACGAGCAAGTGCCGGGCACCTTTCGTGTGCGCGGCGACACGGTCGATATTTTTCCGTCCTATGCGCAGCACGGCATCCGTATCGCTTTTTTCGGCAGCGAAATCGAAAGCATCCGCCGGATTGATGCGCTGACCGCCGCCACCGAAGAAGAGCTTGAACGGATTACTATCTCGCCCGCCAAGCATTTCGTGATGGCGGCGGAAAAGATCGAACCGGCGCTGGTGCGGATTAAGGCGGAACTCGAAGAGCGGGTGAAATGGTTTGAAGATCATGACAAGCTGATCGAAGCCCAGCGTGTCCGGATGCGGACGATGTACGATATCGAAATGTTCAAGGAGATCGGCTATTGCGGCGGCATTGAAAACTATTCCCGCCACCTCGGCGGCCGCGCGGCTGGCGACCGGCCTGCCTGTCTGATCGATTATTTTCCGAAGGATTTTCTGACGATCATTGACGAGTCACATGTGACACTGCCGCAGATTCGCGGCATGTCGAACGGCGACCGCGCCCGTAAAACGACATTGGTCGAGCACGGCTTTCGTCTGCCGTCGGCGCTCGACAACCGCCCTCTGGAGTTCACCGAGTTTCTGGATATCACCGGCCCGATTCTTTTTGCCACGGCCACGCCGGGACCGTTCGAACTGGAGCACAGTGGCAAGACGGTTGAGCAGGTGATCCGCCCGACCGGCATTATCGATCCGCCGGTCGAGGTGCGTCCGCTCAAAGGACAGATCGATGACGTGATGGAAGAAATCCGTTCCCGCGCCGAACGCGGCGAGCGGACGCTGGTAACGACGCTGACCAAGCGCACATCGGAGGATTTAACAGAGTACCTGAAAAAGGTCGGACTGCGCGTCGAGTATCTTCATTCCGAAGTGGATGCCATTGAACGCGTGGAAATTCTACGCGGACTGCGCAAGGCGGAGTTCGACTGCCTGATCGGCATCAATCTTTTGCGCGAAGGACTCGACCTGCCGGAGGTGTCGCTGGTGGCGATTCTGGACGCCGACAAGGAAGGATTCCTGCGTTCAGAAACCGCGCTGATCCAGACGGCGGGCCGCGCTGCCCGCCATACGGACGGCAAGGTGATCATGTACGCCGATAACATCACCGGCTCCATGCGCCGGATGATGGATATCACCGACCGCCGCCGGAAAAAACAGGTTGCCTACAACACGGAGCACGGCATCACACCGCAGGCGATTCAAAGCCGGATTCAGGAAAGCCTCGGCCATCTCAAGAAAGATGCGGAGGAGCTGGAAGAAAGCATCGTGCGCGAAACCGGCGAAGACTATGACATCAACCAGACCATCCGCGAAATGGAGCAGGAAATGATCGAAGCCTCCGGCAAACTCGAATTCGAACGCGCCGCGCTCCTCCGCGATCAGCTTTATGAGTTGAAGGTTTCCGTGGAGCCGCAGAAGCCAGCCCAGACGGGGAAAATGCTCTATACGGGACGGAAAATGCGCGGGCGGAAACAGGGCGGATGA
- a CDS encoding HAD family phosphatase: protein MKTYLDEYKAFIFDLDGTLINSEKYHADGFAHAVEALSGYRLTPSERREFFDAHTNVFTPVLAARYGLTLDPDEVLSRKRDHVNRNFEAEILPGADTFIEKWQKQMRMALASNSPRRFVKQALVEAQLIDVFESVVTADDVTHRKPDPEMYELTLKNMRLSPEDVIVFEDSPAGVAAAQAAGCAVVMIENGAGRFVEGVPRYTWKELKQF from the coding sequence ATGAAAACCTATTTAGACGAATACAAAGCGTTCATTTTTGATCTCGACGGAACACTGATTAATTCCGAGAAATATCACGCCGATGGTTTCGCGCACGCCGTTGAGGCGTTGAGCGGCTACCGTCTGACGCCGTCTGAACGGCGCGAGTTTTTTGATGCGCACACCAACGTGTTTACGCCGGTTCTTGCGGCGCGGTACGGCCTCACGCTGGATCCGGACGAGGTGCTCAGCCGTAAGCGGGATCATGTGAACCGGAACTTTGAAGCGGAAATTCTGCCCGGCGCGGATACGTTCATTGAAAAATGGCAGAAGCAGATGCGCATGGCGCTGGCCAGTAATTCGCCGCGCCGCTTTGTGAAACAGGCACTGGTCGAGGCGCAGTTAATTGACGTATTCGAATCGGTTGTCACCGCCGATGACGTGACACACCGCAAACCCGATCCGGAAATGTATGAACTGACGCTGAAAAATATGAGACTGTCGCCGGAAGATGTAATCGTCTTTGAAGACAGTCCGGCCGGCGTGGCGGCGGCGCAGGCCGCCGGATGCGCCGTGGTCATGATCGAAAACGGTGCGGGACGGTTTGTGGAAGGCGTACCGCGTTACACTTGGAAGGAGCTTAAACAATTTTGA
- a CDS encoding DUF1643 domain-containing protein yields the protein MPNFTYAAELKKTFRCYGHFYRLHVKGVEPQLCRSVLEITSLPREAVGAGSDSRDLFDNSGAMRNLPDAVVIMMNPGSSRPIEDGDTDSLLTMPLAAGFQKPLALTQPDNTQYQIMRIMVSRNWNHVRVLNISDLRDPKSPSFIAKTKILAELPGGATHSLFCAERTAERETMLRRKPGAPFILGWGQDSGLIPLAKQCLSRIKGEKIITVPAGNDPVLTAHPSPMMQKKKEEWLAAILAAFAC from the coding sequence ATGCCCAACTTCACTTACGCCGCAGAATTGAAAAAGACGTTCCGCTGTTACGGACATTTCTACCGTCTGCACGTCAAAGGCGTGGAGCCGCAGCTTTGCCGGAGCGTGCTGGAGATTACTTCCCTGCCGCGTGAAGCCGTCGGTGCCGGCAGTGATTCCCGTGATCTGTTCGACAATTCCGGCGCAATGCGAAATCTGCCCGACGCCGTGGTGATTATGATGAACCCCGGCTCGTCGCGTCCGATTGAAGACGGCGATACCGACAGTCTGCTGACAATGCCGCTGGCCGCCGGATTCCAAAAGCCGCTGGCGCTGACGCAACCGGACAACACGCAGTATCAGATTATGCGTATCATGGTTTCCAGAAATTGGAATCATGTTCGTGTGCTGAATATTTCCGACCTGCGCGATCCGAAGAGTCCGAGTTTCATCGCCAAGACCAAAATCCTTGCCGAACTTCCCGGCGGCGCAACACACAGTTTGTTCTGCGCAGAACGCACGGCGGAGCGCGAAACGATGCTGCGCCGGAAACCCGGCGCACCGTTTATTCTCGGCTGGGGTCAGGACAGCGGACTGATTCCGCTAGCGAAGCAATGTCTCAGCCGGATCAAAGGTGAAAAGATTATCACCGTGCCAGCCGGAAACGATCCGGTGTTGACGGCACATCCGAGTCCGATGATGCAGAAAAAAAAGGAAGAATGGCTTGCCGCCATTCTTGCCGCGTTCGCCTGTTAG
- a CDS encoding peptidase M16 gives MNNFKLIREQFVREFNGTVKEYRHEPTGAEIISVENTHNNKAFGITFRTPPSDSTGVAHILEHTVLCGSRKYPLKDPFVQLLKGSLQTFLNAMTYPDKTVYPVASQNEQDFYNLVDVYLDAVFFPRITPAFFRQEGWHYELENIEAPLTCKGVVYNEMKGAYSSPDNILTERSQQVLFPDTTYGLDSGGNPAKIPTLTYQDFRKFHETHYHPSNARIFFYGNDNPERRLKILGEYLDGFKQLETPPDSAIPLQKPFDKPITVEESYAVSEEAGKAFITVNWAIPDGILHFALIILDQILTGTSGAPLRKALIESDLGEDIAGFGLETNLRQPAWSIGMKGVDVPNLEKVEALIFQTLKKLAETGIDRGDIEAAMNSFEFDLRENNHGSFPQGLSVMLNMLETWLYGWDPLGLAAYEHPLAELKNKIAANPRYFEELIENILLKNTHRATVRLIPDKDKAARDETEEKARMQAVRDTMHPDELARTVDAAARLLDMQKTPDTPEAVKTLPLLKRDDLDKKIRTIPRAVEQRDNTTVLFHEIFTGGIVYVDIGFDLHAISAEDLPWVSLLGSMLLEMGTQKEDFAALSQRIAQKTGGIHACPFLAALENSPDSAANLFLRGKCMSGQTGDLFNILHDILFIPAFNNRKRFREILLEQKAEMEGSLVPSGHSAVMSRLKAHYHEAYRAGEALSGIDALFFHRDMQKKMKEDWPGTVARLEGILQKLLAGGLIVNITADSKDRASVTGTLEKFLAVFPKTGNAPSNNWKFPATRPASEALLIPSRVNYVGRAINLFDNGYKMDGSSLVITKYLRTAWLWEKVRVQGGAYGAMCGFDPNCGVLAFASYRDPNLAGTLEAYGQTADFLKNLQLDEDELTRALIGAIGGIDIYLLPDAKGYTDTIRYLTGNTDEKRQKLRDELLSTTADDFKAFAEFLSMDKAVTSVLSSPVGIKGSGIAFQSTLKVL, from the coding sequence ATGAATAATTTTAAACTCATCCGGGAACAGTTTGTCAGGGAGTTCAACGGCACGGTCAAAGAGTACCGCCATGAACCGACCGGCGCGGAAATTATTTCGGTTGAGAACACGCATAACAACAAAGCGTTCGGCATCACCTTTCGTACGCCGCCGTCCGACTCCACCGGCGTCGCGCACATTCTGGAACACACCGTTCTGTGCGGCTCGCGCAAATACCCGCTCAAAGATCCTTTCGTTCAGCTGTTGAAAGGCTCGCTCCAGACATTCCTCAACGCCATGACCTATCCGGACAAAACCGTCTATCCGGTCGCCAGTCAGAACGAGCAGGATTTCTATAACCTCGTCGACGTGTACCTCGACGCGGTTTTCTTCCCGCGCATCACACCCGCTTTTTTCCGGCAGGAAGGCTGGCACTACGAACTGGAAAACATCGAAGCCCCGCTCACCTGCAAAGGCGTCGTTTACAATGAAATGAAGGGTGCCTACTCATCGCCCGACAATATTCTGACCGAACGCTCTCAGCAGGTGCTCTTTCCCGACACCACCTACGGACTGGACTCCGGCGGCAATCCGGCAAAAATTCCGACGCTCACCTATCAGGATTTCCGCAAGTTTCACGAAACCCACTACCATCCCTCCAACGCCCGCATCTTCTTTTACGGCAACGACAATCCGGAACGCCGCCTGAAAATCCTTGGCGAGTATCTCGACGGTTTTAAACAGTTAGAAACTCCGCCCGACTCCGCGATTCCGCTGCAAAAACCTTTTGATAAACCGATAACCGTTGAAGAATCCTATGCCGTCAGCGAAGAAGCCGGCAAAGCGTTCATCACCGTCAACTGGGCCATCCCCGACGGCATTCTCCATTTTGCTTTGATCATCCTCGACCAGATTCTCACCGGAACCTCCGGCGCGCCGTTGCGCAAAGCGCTGATCGAATCCGATCTCGGCGAAGACATCGCCGGATTCGGACTCGAAACCAACCTGCGCCAGCCCGCTTGGTCTATCGGCATGAAGGGCGTTGACGTTCCCAATCTAGAAAAAGTCGAAGCGCTGATTTTCCAGACGTTGAAAAAACTAGCGGAAACCGGCATTGATCGCGGCGACATTGAAGCCGCCATGAACTCCTTCGAGTTCGACCTGCGCGAAAACAATCACGGCAGTTTCCCTCAAGGCCTTTCCGTCATGCTGAACATGCTGGAAACGTGGCTCTACGGCTGGGATCCGCTCGGCCTCGCCGCCTACGAGCATCCGCTCGCCGAACTGAAAAATAAAATCGCAGCCAACCCGCGCTACTTCGAAGAACTCATCGAAAATATCCTGCTGAAAAACACGCACCGCGCCACGGTCCGCCTGATTCCCGACAAAGACAAAGCGGCCCGCGACGAAACCGAAGAAAAAGCCCGCATGCAGGCCGTCCGCGACACCATGCATCCCGACGAGCTGGCCCGTACCGTTGATGCCGCCGCCCGCCTGCTCGATATGCAGAAAACGCCCGACACGCCGGAAGCCGTCAAAACGCTACCGCTCTTGAAACGCGACGATCTGGATAAAAAAATCCGCACCATTCCGCGCGCCGTTGAACAGCGCGACAACACCACGGTTCTGTTTCATGAAATTTTCACCGGCGGCATCGTCTATGTGGATATCGGTTTCGACCTCCACGCCATCTCCGCCGAAGACCTGCCGTGGGTTTCGCTCCTCGGAAGCATGCTTCTCGAAATGGGCACGCAGAAAGAGGACTTCGCCGCACTCTCGCAGCGCATCGCGCAGAAAACCGGCGGCATCCACGCCTGCCCGTTTCTGGCCGCGCTGGAAAACTCTCCCGACAGCGCCGCAAATCTCTTTCTGCGCGGAAAGTGTATGAGCGGACAGACCGGCGACCTTTTCAATATTCTGCACGACATCCTTTTCATTCCGGCCTTTAACAACCGGAAACGGTTCAGAGAAATTCTGCTGGAGCAGAAGGCCGAGATGGAAGGTTCGCTGGTTCCCAGCGGACATTCCGCCGTCATGTCGCGACTCAAAGCGCATTACCACGAAGCCTACCGCGCCGGTGAAGCCCTCAGCGGAATTGACGCCCTTTTCTTTCACCGCGACATGCAGAAAAAGATGAAAGAGGACTGGCCCGGCACCGTCGCACGGCTTGAAGGTATTCTGCAAAAACTCCTCGCCGGCGGCCTGATCGTCAACATCACCGCCGACAGCAAAGACCGCGCTTCGGTTACCGGAACGCTGGAAAAATTCCTCGCCGTTTTTCCGAAGACCGGAAACGCTCCTTCCAATAACTGGAAGTTTCCGGCAACACGGCCCGCCTCGGAGGCACTATTGATTCCGTCGCGCGTCAACTATGTCGGCCGCGCTATCAACCTGTTCGACAACGGCTATAAAATGGACGGCTCATCGCTCGTCATCACCAAATATCTGCGCACGGCGTGGCTCTGGGAAAAAGTCCGCGTACAGGGCGGCGCGTATGGCGCGATGTGCGGCTTCGATCCGAACTGCGGCGTTCTCGCATTCGCTTCGTACCGCGACCCGAACCTGGCCGGTACGCTCGAAGCCTACGGACAAACCGCTGACTTCCTGAAAAATCTCCAGCTCGACGAAGACGAACTGACCCGCGCACTGATTGGCGCCATCGGCGGCATCGACATCTATCTGCTGCCCGATGCCAAAGGCTACACCGACACGATCCGCTACCTGACTGGCAACACCGATGAAAAGCGGCAGAAACTGCGCGACGAACTGCTCTCAACAACGGCGGATGATTTCAAAGCGTTTGCCGAGTTCCTCAGCATGGACAAAGCCGTTACGTCGGTTCTCAGCTCGCCCGTCGGCATCAAAGGAAGCGGCATCGCCTTCCAAAGCACGCTCAAGGTGCTTTAA
- the ettA gene encoding energy-dependent translational throttle protein EttA, which produces MAGEYVYNLQNLTKQHNKKTVLEDVTLAFFFGAKIGVIGGNGSGKSSLLRIMAGEDTEYMGQVQIAKRARIGYLAQEPQLDNSKTVMGNVMEGVAASQAILDRYDEIWELLAGDVSDEESEKLNEEVALLQDKIDSQDLWNLDNQVEMAMDSLRLPPGDSSVEKLSGGEKRRIALCRLLISNPDVLLLDEPTNHLDAESVAWLEEYLKRYTGTIVCITHDRYFLNNVTEWILELDAGRAFPYKGNYEAWLSQKQAMLDAQNKQAASRSKLLARELEWIRTNPVGRRTKSRARIQNYEQLAKQEIDTREDSVEIQIPSGERLGNLVVRAENLTKNYGERVIFENVSFDLPPGGIVGIIGANGAGKTTLFRMITGQEEPTSGKLTVGQTVNVSYVDQSRDSLNPDKNIYEEICRGNEWLDLGGKRMNGRAYCGKFNFKGAEQQKKVGILSGGERNRVHLAKLLQRAGNLLLLDEPTNDLDVTTLRALEEALLSFGGCAVVVSHDRWFLDRIATHILAFEGDSKVTWFEGNYEAYHEQRRKLLGDEADKPHRIKFRPVSHK; this is translated from the coding sequence ATGGCCGGCGAATATGTTTACAACCTGCAGAACCTGACAAAACAGCACAACAAGAAAACCGTGCTGGAAGACGTCACGCTGGCGTTTTTCTTCGGCGCAAAGATCGGTGTAATCGGCGGCAACGGATCCGGTAAATCGTCGCTTCTGCGCATTATGGCGGGCGAAGACACCGAATACATGGGTCAGGTGCAAATCGCGAAGCGGGCGCGGATCGGCTATCTCGCGCAGGAACCGCAGCTCGACAACTCCAAAACCGTCATGGGCAACGTCATGGAAGGCGTCGCCGCTTCGCAGGCGATCCTCGACCGCTACGATGAAATCTGGGAACTGCTCGCTGGCGACGTTTCCGACGAGGAATCTGAAAAGCTGAATGAAGAAGTGGCTTTGTTACAGGATAAGATTGATTCGCAGGACCTCTGGAATCTGGATAATCAGGTCGAAATGGCGATGGACTCGCTCCGCCTGCCGCCGGGCGACAGTTCCGTCGAAAAACTCTCCGGCGGTGAAAAGCGCCGCATCGCTCTTTGCCGTCTGCTGATTTCCAATCCCGACGTCCTGCTCCTCGACGAACCAACCAACCACCTCGACGCCGAATCGGTTGCCTGGCTGGAAGAATATCTGAAGCGCTACACCGGCACGATTGTCTGCATCACCCACGACCGTTACTTCCTGAACAACGTCACGGAATGGATTCTGGAGCTCGATGCCGGACGAGCCTTTCCGTACAAAGGAAACTACGAAGCATGGCTCTCGCAGAAACAGGCGATGCTCGACGCGCAAAACAAGCAGGCTGCTTCGCGCAGTAAACTGCTGGCCCGCGAACTCGAATGGATTCGTACCAATCCGGTTGGCCGCCGCACCAAGAGCCGCGCCCGCATCCAGAACTATGAACAGCTCGCCAAACAGGAAATCGACACGCGCGAAGACAGCGTTGAAATCCAGATTCCTTCCGGCGAACGGCTCGGTAACCTCGTCGTGCGCGCCGAAAATCTCACCAAGAACTACGGCGAACGCGTCATTTTCGAAAACGTCAGCTTCGACCTTCCGCCCGGCGGAATCGTCGGCATTATCGGCGCCAACGGTGCCGGTAAAACCACGCTGTTCCGCATGATTACCGGACAGGAAGAACCGACCAGCGGCAAACTCACCGTCGGCCAGACAGTCAACGTCTCTTACGTTGACCAGTCGCGCGACTCGCTCAATCCCGACAAAAACATCTACGAAGAAATCTGCCGCGGCAACGAATGGCTCGATCTCGGCGGCAAGCGCATGAACGGCCGCGCCTATTGCGGCAAGTTCAACTTCAAGGGGGCCGAACAGCAGAAAAAAGTTGGCATCCTCTCCGGCGGTGAACGCAACCGTGTCCATCTGGCCAAACTGCTTCAGCGCGCAGGCAATCTGCTACTGCTCGACGAGCCGACTAACGACCTCGACGTCACCACCCTGCGCGCACTCGAAGAAGCGCTGCTCAGCTTCGGCGGCTGCGCGGTTGTCGTCAGCCACGACCGCTGGTTCCTCGACCGCATCGCCACGCACATTCTGGCGTTTGAAGGCGACAGCAAAGTCACCTGGTTTGAAGGCAACTACGAAGCCTACCACGAACAGCGCCGTAAACTGCTTGGCGATGAAGCCGACAAACCGCACCGCATCAAATTCCGACCGGTGAGTCACAAGTAG
- a CDS encoding small basic protein → MTMHSSLKSASKISIRRNVLKRFERVDLLKAEGRWKDGDRGFGLVKTKPAE, encoded by the coding sequence ATGACAATGCATTCCAGTTTGAAGTCGGCCAGCAAAATTTCGATTCGTCGCAACGTTTTGAAGCGTTTTGAGCGCGTTGACCTGCTTAAGGCAGAAGGCAGATGGAAAGACGGCGACCGCGGCTTCGGTCTGGTGAAGACCAAACCGGCCGAGTAA
- a CDS encoding DUF2934 domain-containing protein encodes MATEKKTVKKTATKPAVKKAVAAKPAVKKAIVKKAPAKKAVAKKETIPQERFYAMVSEAAYFASQNDGNKKSSTEYWMDAEAAVRAKFNVA; translated from the coding sequence ATGGCTACTGAAAAGAAAACTGTAAAAAAGACGGCGACCAAACCGGCTGTTAAAAAAGCTGTCGCTGCAAAACCGGCTGTTAAAAAAGCCATTGTGAAAAAGGCTCCGGCGAAGAAGGCTGTTGCGAAGAAAGAAACGATTCCTCAGGAACGGTTCTACGCGATGGTCAGCGAAGCCGCCTACTTCGCTTCACAGAACGACGGCAACAAGAAAAGCTCCACCGAATACTGGATGGATGCAGAAGCGGCTGTGCGCGCCAAATTTAACGTCGCCTAA